The Canis lupus dingo isolate Sandy chromosome 4, ASM325472v2, whole genome shotgun sequence genome contains a region encoding:
- the LOC112652737 gene encoding 40S ribosomal protein S24-like, whose amino-acid sequence MNDTVTIWTRKFMTNRLLQWKQMVIDVLHPGKATVPKTEIREKLAKMYKTTPDVIFVFGFRTHFGGGKTTGFGMIYDSLDYAKKNEPKHRLARHGLYEEKKTSRKQHKECKNRMKKVRGTAKANVGAGKK is encoded by the coding sequence ATGAACGACACAGTAACTATCTGGACCAGGAAGTTCATGACCAACCGACTGCTTCAGTGGAAACAGATGGTCATTGATGTTCTTCACCCCGGGAAGGCAACAGTACCTAAGACAGAAATTCGGGAAAAACTAGCCAAAATGTACAAGACCACACCAGATGTCATATTTGTATTTGGATTCAGAACCCATTTTGGTGGTGGCAAGACAACTGGCTTTGGCATGATTTATGATTCCTTGgattatgcaaagaaaaatgaacccaaacaCAGACTTGCAAGACATGGCCTGTATGAGGAGAAAAAGACTTCAAGAAAACAGcacaaagaatgcaaaaacagaatgaagaaagtcaGGGGGACTGCAAAAGCCAACGTTGGTGCTGGCAAAAAGTGA